One part of the Pseudoliparis swirei isolate HS2019 ecotype Mariana Trench chromosome 6, NWPU_hadal_v1, whole genome shotgun sequence genome encodes these proteins:
- the ccdc113 gene encoding coiled-coil domain-containing protein 113 isoform X3 has translation MEDELSLVEEKKEEVQQEQQELLHDQVEQLKCSNAALFAEIDMCERFIGRIDPRDLVSKAGGDGPGAGASNLEGGVRRRRSRANISEPLQQLTLEQKLYVAQREVTETRQDQEKVRRTYERIQDNSKVTQLETFMLKNQTLKAHEKKLQQQLQQKKEMGKAEYEDIFQGYSEQRIDKTLAELQENNSKVLCVLGKHKEKLHRVTLEAAELSDDLAKKKQLLEKIEAKMQHAEEERLKAEALNQRLRRQMADYQAPDVADYMLAKDKHKKLQRSIHAWERKFGVAEQLAGRSLSRAASTQRPRGPGRLPHIAQTSS, from the exons ATGGAGGATGAGCTTTCGTtggtggaagaaaaaaaggaagaagtccaacaagaacaacaagaactcCTCCACGACCAAGTCGAACAACTGAA ATGTTCCAACGCAGCCCTATTTGCAGAGATCGACATGTGTGAGCGCTTCATCGGTCGCATTGATCCTCGAGACCTGGTGTCCAAGGCTGGGGGAGACGGTCCGGGGGCAGGAGCCTCCAACCTCGAGGGTGGG gttcgTAGGCGGAGGTCCCGGGCCAACATATCAGAACCCCTCCAGCAGCTGACCTTGGAACAAAAACTTTATGTGGCACAGAGAGAAGTAACGGAGACACGACAGGACCAGGAGAAAGTCAGACGGACATACGAGAGGATTCAGGACAACTCCAAG GTCACGCAGTTGGAGACGTTCATGCTGAAGAACCAAACACTGAAGGCCCACGAGAAgaagctccagcagcagctgcaacAGAAGAAAGAGATGGGGAAAGCAGAGTACGAG GACATTTTCCAGGGATACAGCGAGCAGAGAATCGACAAAACATTGGCTGAACTTCAAGAGAACAATTCAAAAGTACTCTGTGTCCTCGGTAAACACAAG GAGAAGCTGCACCGTGTGACATTGGAGGCCGCGGAGCTGAGCGATGACCTCGCCAAGAAGAAGCAGTTGCTGGAAAAAATTGAGGCGAAGATGCAGCACGCTGAGGAG GAGCGTTTAAAGGCGGAGGCCCTCAACCAACGCTTGCGGCGCCAGATGGCCGACTACCAGGCCCCCGATGTCGCCGACTACATGCTCGCGAAGGACAAACACAAGAAGCTGCAGCGGAGCATTCACGCTTGGGAGAGAAAGTTTGGGGTCGCTGAG CAGCTGGCGGGGAGGAGCCTCAGTAGAGCCGCGAGCACACagaggccccggggccccggcaGGCTCCCACACATCGCACAAACCAGCTCGTAG
- the ccdc113 gene encoding coiled-coil domain-containing protein 113 isoform X2 produces the protein MEDELSLVEEKKEEVQQEQQELLHDQVEQLKCSNAALFAEIDMCERFIGRIDPRDLVSKAGGDGPGAGASNLEGGVRRRRSRANISEPLQQLTLEQKLYVAQREVTETRQDQEKVRRTYERIQDNSKASLKESELHLAEIRMAQKKFDSKLLKTMKDNRLEMAEPEKVLQFIQDKSKVTQLETFMLKNQTLKAHEKKLQQQLQQKKEMGKAEYEDIFQGYSEQRIDKTLAELQENNSKVLCVLGKHKEKLHRVTLEAAELSDDLAKKKQLLEKIEAKMQHAEEERLKAEALNQRLRRQMADYQAPDVADYMLAKDKHKKLQRSIHAWERKFGVAELAGRSLSRAASTQRPRGPGRLPHIAQTSS, from the exons ATGGAGGATGAGCTTTCGTtggtggaagaaaaaaaggaagaagtccaacaagaacaacaagaactcCTCCACGACCAAGTCGAACAACTGAA ATGTTCCAACGCAGCCCTATTTGCAGAGATCGACATGTGTGAGCGCTTCATCGGTCGCATTGATCCTCGAGACCTGGTGTCCAAGGCTGGGGGAGACGGTCCGGGGGCAGGAGCCTCCAACCTCGAGGGTGGG gttcgTAGGCGGAGGTCCCGGGCCAACATATCAGAACCCCTCCAGCAGCTGACCTTGGAACAAAAACTTTATGTGGCACAGAGAGAAGTAACGGAGACACGACAGGACCAGGAGAAAGTCAGACGGACATACGAGAGGATTCAGGACAACTCCAAG GCCTCTCTGAAAGAATCAGAATTGCATCTTGCAGAAATCCGGATGGCTCAGAAGAAGTTTGATAGCAAACTGCTCAAAACTATGAAGGACAACAGGTTGGAAATGGCGGAGCCTGAGAAGGTGCTTCAGTTCATCCAAGACAAGTCAAAG GTCACGCAGTTGGAGACGTTCATGCTGAAGAACCAAACACTGAAGGCCCACGAGAAgaagctccagcagcagctgcaacAGAAGAAAGAGATGGGGAAAGCAGAGTACGAG GACATTTTCCAGGGATACAGCGAGCAGAGAATCGACAAAACATTGGCTGAACTTCAAGAGAACAATTCAAAAGTACTCTGTGTCCTCGGTAAACACAAG GAGAAGCTGCACCGTGTGACATTGGAGGCCGCGGAGCTGAGCGATGACCTCGCCAAGAAGAAGCAGTTGCTGGAAAAAATTGAGGCGAAGATGCAGCACGCTGAGGAG GAGCGTTTAAAGGCGGAGGCCCTCAACCAACGCTTGCGGCGCCAGATGGCCGACTACCAGGCCCCCGATGTCGCCGACTACATGCTCGCGAAGGACAAACACAAGAAGCTGCAGCGGAGCATTCACGCTTGGGAGAGAAAGTTTGGGGTCGCTGAG CTGGCGGGGAGGAGCCTCAGTAGAGCCGCGAGCACACagaggccccggggccccggcaGGCTCCCACACATCGCACAAACCAGCTCGTAG
- the ccdc113 gene encoding coiled-coil domain-containing protein 113 isoform X1, with translation MEDELSLVEEKKEEVQQEQQELLHDQVEQLKCSNAALFAEIDMCERFIGRIDPRDLVSKAGGDGPGAGASNLEGGVRRRRSRANISEPLQQLTLEQKLYVAQREVTETRQDQEKVRRTYERIQDNSKASLKESELHLAEIRMAQKKFDSKLLKTMKDNRLEMAEPEKVLQFIQDKSKVTQLETFMLKNQTLKAHEKKLQQQLQQKKEMGKAEYEDIFQGYSEQRIDKTLAELQENNSKVLCVLGKHKEKLHRVTLEAAELSDDLAKKKQLLEKIEAKMQHAEEERLKAEALNQRLRRQMADYQAPDVADYMLAKDKHKKLQRSIHAWERKFGVAEQLAGRSLSRAASTQRPRGPGRLPHIAQTSS, from the exons ATGGAGGATGAGCTTTCGTtggtggaagaaaaaaaggaagaagtccaacaagaacaacaagaactcCTCCACGACCAAGTCGAACAACTGAA ATGTTCCAACGCAGCCCTATTTGCAGAGATCGACATGTGTGAGCGCTTCATCGGTCGCATTGATCCTCGAGACCTGGTGTCCAAGGCTGGGGGAGACGGTCCGGGGGCAGGAGCCTCCAACCTCGAGGGTGGG gttcgTAGGCGGAGGTCCCGGGCCAACATATCAGAACCCCTCCAGCAGCTGACCTTGGAACAAAAACTTTATGTGGCACAGAGAGAAGTAACGGAGACACGACAGGACCAGGAGAAAGTCAGACGGACATACGAGAGGATTCAGGACAACTCCAAG GCCTCTCTGAAAGAATCAGAATTGCATCTTGCAGAAATCCGGATGGCTCAGAAGAAGTTTGATAGCAAACTGCTCAAAACTATGAAGGACAACAGGTTGGAAATGGCGGAGCCTGAGAAGGTGCTTCAGTTCATCCAAGACAAGTCAAAG GTCACGCAGTTGGAGACGTTCATGCTGAAGAACCAAACACTGAAGGCCCACGAGAAgaagctccagcagcagctgcaacAGAAGAAAGAGATGGGGAAAGCAGAGTACGAG GACATTTTCCAGGGATACAGCGAGCAGAGAATCGACAAAACATTGGCTGAACTTCAAGAGAACAATTCAAAAGTACTCTGTGTCCTCGGTAAACACAAG GAGAAGCTGCACCGTGTGACATTGGAGGCCGCGGAGCTGAGCGATGACCTCGCCAAGAAGAAGCAGTTGCTGGAAAAAATTGAGGCGAAGATGCAGCACGCTGAGGAG GAGCGTTTAAAGGCGGAGGCCCTCAACCAACGCTTGCGGCGCCAGATGGCCGACTACCAGGCCCCCGATGTCGCCGACTACATGCTCGCGAAGGACAAACACAAGAAGCTGCAGCGGAGCATTCACGCTTGGGAGAGAAAGTTTGGGGTCGCTGAG CAGCTGGCGGGGAGGAGCCTCAGTAGAGCCGCGAGCACACagaggccccggggccccggcaGGCTCCCACACATCGCACAAACCAGCTCGTAG
- the LOC130195403 gene encoding protein mono-ADP-ribosyltransferase PARP12-like, with protein sequence MASAIANFVTKTLCDHQGSLNFKRLKEEIRKYFTVADAVLRGVLFDDAKVAIQGGRQEAAGGALLSPDSLLVAKTSLRVCQKKPGECAQCDGLHLCRHYVCGVCTFGSKCKKPHSLSQPHNAGILKQHGLHDLTEKQLFQLLLQNDPSLLPEVCQHYNKGNGQHGSCKFPDSCTKLHVCHHHFHGDCKFGPSCKRSHSVDAQDEKVLRGVSQENIKNLLEIYRNKFIILGQHERPAVPGKVLPEVRSPTQQLCPKTPGSATGPPLPAKPISDADRNEICLFFIRRHCSFNDRCARVHWHLPFRWQVMDGDGVTWKDLPKMEDIEKAYCEPGNDTSSTDPLSAAMAVLRVLSFRSSESAPCVDFMTMTHGGSPVRRLSTVSSISKPPHFILTTQWLWYWKDDSGIWLEFGQSDGGVPTSVTSKTLENVYLADRDTEIPFGTGKHQYVLDLKGAAGTQQMFQMNVKYKTKREVRRRPRFVSSQDVEVKLSSASTHGASSSTAESFPSHWDTTALPDFGYKLVPLPTSAIEYKRIEKLFKLTMPKSRLNSIQRVQNPSLWKVFQWQKEQMKERNGATSGNEDYLFHGTDESLIEAICEQNFDWRMCGVHGTLYGKGSYFARDASYSDIYAESESLNKIMFVALVLVGEFTKGISSDVRPPPKGNGKTLYDSCVDSESNPSIYVVFEKQQIYPEYLIDYS encoded by the exons ATGGCTTCAGCCATCGCCAACTTTGTCACCAAGACCCTGTGCGACCACCAGGGGAGTTTGAACTTCAAGCGGCTGAAGGAGGAGATCAGAAAGTATTTCACTGTCGCGGACGCGGTCCTGCGGGGCGTCCTGTTCGACGACGCTAAGGTAGCCATCCAGGGAGGCCGGCAGGAGGCCGCCGGGGGAGCACTGCTCAGCCCGGACAGTCTGCTGGTGGCGAAGACCAGCCTGCGGGTCTGCCAGAAGAAACCCGGAGAGTGTGCGCAGTGCGACGGGTTACACCTGTGCAGGCATTACGTGTGCGGAGTCTGCACTTTCGG ATCCAAGTGTAAAAAGCCCCATAGTCTGTCTCAGCCACACAACGCAGGGATTTTAAAACAACATGGGCTTCACGATTTGACCGAGAAACAGCTGTTCCAGCTGCTACTGCAGAATGATCCTTCTCTGCTTCCTGAG GTCTGCCAACATTACAACAAGGGAAATGGTCAGCACGGCTCCTGCAAGTTCCCCGACTCGTGCACCAAGCTTCACGTCTGCCATCACCATTTCCATGGTGACTGCAAGTTTGGCCCGTCGTGTAAGAGATCCCACAGTGTTGACGCGCAAGACGAAAAGGTTCTCCGAGGAGTCAGTCAGGAGAACATTAAAAACCTTCTTGAGATCTACAGAAATAAATTCATCATCCTGGGTCAACATGAGAGACCAGCTGTTCCCGGTAAAG TGCTGCCAGAGGTGAGATCCCCGACTCAGCAGCTTTGCCCAAAAACACCTGGATCTGCAACTGGTCCCCCTTTACCAGCTAAACCCATAAGCGACGCTGACCGGAATGAAATCTGCCTCTTCTTCATTCGCAGACACTGCAGCTTCAACG ATAGGTGTGCCCGTGTCCATTGGCACCTGCCTTTCAGATGGCAGGTGATGGATGGTGATGGTGTGACCTGGAAAGACCTTCCCAAGATGGAAGACATTGAGAAAGCCTACTGCGAGCCGGGGAATGACACAAGCTCCACTGATCCGCTATCAGCCGCCATGGCGGTGCTCAGAGTCTTGTCTTTTCGAAG TTCTGAATCCGCCCCCTGCGTTGACTTCATGACAATGACACATGGAGGGTCTCCGGTGCGTCGCCTGTCCACTGTCTCCTCGATCTCGAAGCCCCCTCACTTCATTCTTACGACACAGTGGCTATGGTACTGGAAGGACGACAGCGGGATATGGCTGGAGTTTGGACAG AGTGATGGCGGCGTACCAACCTCTGTTacttccaaaactctggagaaCGTGTACCTGGccgacagagacacagagattcCTTTTGGCACTGGCAAGCATCAGTACGTCCTCGACCTAAAGGGTGCAGCGGGAACACAGCAGATGTTTCAGATgaatgtaaaatacaagaccaAGCGAGAGGTCAGAAGGAGGCCCCGCTTCGTGTCTTCTCAGGATGTGGAGGTGAAGCTGAGCag TGCATCGACACACGGGGCCAGTTCCTCCACAGCGGAAAGTTTCCCATCCCACTGGGACACAACTGCTCTACCGGATTTTGGATACAAG CTCGTACCTCTCCCTACTTCGGCGATTGAGTACAAAAGGATTGAGAAGCTGTTTAAGCTCACCATGCCCAAGAGTAGACTGAACAGCATCCAGAGGGTCCAGAACCCCTCTCTGTGGAAAGTCTTCCAGTG GCAGAAAGAgcagatgaaggagaggaacggaGCGACGTCTGGGAATGAGGATTACTTGTTCCACGGGACAGACGAGTCCCTGATTGAGGCCATCTGTGAGCAGAACTTTGACTGGAGGATGTGTGGAGTCCATGGCACGTTATATGGCAAAG GGAGTTACTTTGCCAGAGACGCTTCCTACTCGGACATATACGCCGAGTCCGAATCCCTGAACAAGATCATGTTTGTGGCTCTGGTCCTGGTGGGGGAGTTCACCAAGGGGATCAGCAGCGATGTccggccccccccaaaaggaaACGGCAAAACCCTCTACGACAGTTGTGTGGACAGCGAGAGCAACCCCAGCATCTATGTTGTCTTTGAGAAACAACAGATCTATCCAGAGTATCTCATCGACTACTCATGA